TTAGCATAAACATCTAGACCATACCGCCGCGCTAAAACACCCACACCTAAACTATGATCGCCGTGTTCATGTGTCACTAAGATCTTATCAACATCCGCTACCGTTTTACCGATCGAATTCATCAAAGCTTCGATCTTTTTGCCAGACAATCCTGCGTCAACTAAGATCTTTTGGTGTGGCGTTTCGATATAAGTCGCATTTCCACTACTTCCACTAGCTAACACACTGACTTTTAAGCCATCAGATTTTGTTTGCTCTTGTCCCATCTAAGATTTCCTTTCTAAAAATCGCTATTATTAATATAGCACTTTTTGAAACTAAACAAAAGGGGCTGGGAAAAAACTACTAGCCTGAACTAAAAATACCTGATCAAATCTCGTTTTTGAGAAATTTGATCAGGTATTTTTCTTTTATGCTTGTTTTCGGATCGTTTTTTCAAAAATCCTCCCCCTATTTCTTTGAATAGGTGCCATAATTTTGATATATTGATCGTCAAAAGTATCAGTCCGATCTCATTTCGAACTGCTTTCTCTCCTCTAACATGTACTCGGCGTACGCCAAAATTACCCTTCATATCTCCGAAAATGGTTTCAACATCTGTACGTCTTCTCGCGTAGATCTTTGAACCCTTTTCACTTGAAAGGTCTTCTGCGGCACTATTTTTAAAAAATTCCCAGTTATAATTTATGGCTTTAGTTCGCTGATAGCCCTTAGGTGTCTTAGCTAAGTTTTCAAGTTCTTTAGTGGCCTGGAAAACATCAGCTACGTAAACTTTAAAGTTTCTTTTGAATCCATATTTGTCCACACTTGAACTGTATCTTTGAAACTTAAATACTACACCGTCAGGATCTGTATAATAATCATCTTCTGCATGATATGTCCAATTTTTGATATTGCGTGGATCTTTTTTGTATTTGCGACTCTGTTCTTTTTGATACATTGGATAGGGCATCAAGGGAATTTTTTCAAACATATCAGTAACAGCCTGATAGTTAGCTTCATTCCCATATCCAGCGTCCGCCACTATATATTTGAATAGTTCTAAGTTAGTAAAAGATTTTAAAAATGGCACTAATGTCCGTGTGTCCGTTGGGTTAGGAAATATATCATAATGTAGGACAAAGCGACCGCTAGTCGCGATCTGTAAATTGTAAGCAGGCTTTAGTTGCCCATTTTTCATATGATCTTCCTTTAAACGCATAAAAGTAGCGTCATTATCTGTTTTTGAGAAGCTATTTCGTCCCTGAAAGATCTTCCTATTACGTTCGTATCTTTCTTTTCTTGGCAGAAGATCAGTTTGGAGTTTGCGTTTGATGCTTTTTAGTCTTCGACGAGCTCGCTTATTTTTTGAACCACCTTTTATGACTTTAGGTTCAGTAGCGATATCTTCTTCAATCGCATCTAATTTAAGATCGGTCCCCTTAATAAGCTCCTTTATCGCATCACTGGACCCCAGCATATCTTTTGAAATAGCGATATCAACTTGGTGTTGGATCAGCTCGTCATAGGTCTTAGCTACTCTTTCATCAAGCGACTTTTCAAACTTATCAGAAGCATTTTTCCAGGTAAAACTATAGCGATTAGCATCAGCTTCTAATTTAGTACCATCAATAAATAAAGCTTCATCGGCATCTAACATACCATTTTTAGATAGAAGCAAGGTAAACAGCACAAAGGCTTTTTCGATGATTTCTTTAGCATGATCACTTGACCGGAAGTTATTGATAGTCTTATAACTAACAGAAGTATTTCCGCTTAACCACATCATTGGAAGATAGTATTGATTCAATTTAGCGATCTTTCTACCAGAAAAGACGGATTCATGGTAAGCAAATAAAGTCATTTTTAAAAGCATAGCTGGATGAAAAGCTGGACGACCGGTATGTGAAGTGTCCTCTAAAAGAATATCTTGGGGGATCGAATCAACAAAATGACTGATCAAAACAGCAATATGATCAGCAGGTAATTTCATTGAATAAGTGATATCCAATTCTAATTCAGATGTGTTATAATTTTTATACATGGTAGGTCTCTCCTTTATTATTTTTGGACAACTTAATATTAGCAAGAGATCGATCATATGAAAAGGCTCACGTTGAAAAAATTCGACGTGAGCCTCTTTCTTTATTAGAACTGAGTTTTTTCCCAGCCCCCTTCTGCTATTTAACACTGATCGTTTCATCCATCACATTACCGTTGAAAGCATTGATCCGTCGGTATTGGATATTGCCAGTCGTGTTATTTTTGATACAAAAGTTCCAAGTTGGCGTATAGACCATACTATTATTGACAGCTAATAAACGCGTATATCCCATATGGCACCATAAAACTTGTGAGTTAGAGGGTAACTTATTATATTGATATAACCAGATCAACGCTCGTTGTTGACTGATCGTTTCTTTTCTTTCCCGTAAGATCTTGATATCATCCATATAACCTTGGGAATAACCCGTAATATAGCCATTTTTTAGGCTAAAGCGGAGTTGCCCATCACTTGAAAAAACTGGTTCACCATAGATCGTTTGGGTGTAGACAACAACATTTTTAGTTGATAAGGCTTGATTATAAGTATATTCTTTCCCAAATAAAACAACTTGTGAATCACTTAATAATTCATCGATCGTTGCATTAGGCTTTTCAGGATCAGCGACTTTGACCCCACTTGTAAAATCGACCGTCAACCTGCGATTTGAATATTCCCAACTATAGCGCAACTCTTCGGCTTTATCCCGTAAAATATTAGAATTTGAACTTGAGACATAGTAACCAAAACGTGCTTTATCTGAAAGTTTACCATAATTGATCTGATCATTTTTGATCCCTTTTAAAACTGAAACCGATGCATTACTTGAAAATGAAGTCGTTCGTTGATCGATCGTATCATTTTGAGTAATATAAACACTCAATAAAAAGATATCTAAAGCGATAAAAGCAATGACAAAGATCCATTCGATCCGTTTAAAATTCATTTCTTACCCCTCCACCTTTTTACCGTTGATCAGATCTTCATAGTTGATCCAGACATTATTATATTTAACAAAATAAGTTGGGGTCAGATCGATCACTAACGAAGCTGTACTATTTTGCGAAACGCTATATCCGATCTGGATCCCACTGATCTTTGGGACCTCAACTTGTTGCGAAGCTTCGAGTTCTTTAACGACATCTTTTGTAGCTGGTAACGTAACTGCTTTGCCTGCAGCCGGCACCGGAACTTGCAGACTGCATTGTGAAAAAACGATCTTCTTGTTGCGCACACGATTTTGGATCTGGTAAGTTCCAAAATCACGATCGGAAATCACTGGAAAACCATCGATATAGCTCCGATAGATGACATTTTTCTCTTGCTCATCAAATTCAGAATATTTTACGTCATTCAAATTAGCGCCTAACTGTTCTAGGTCGCTAAAAGCATTGGTCAAATAACTGTTCCAAGTCCAATTTTGTCGTGCCGTATCATCAGTCAAATAATCTGTATATGTGATCAATCCAGTCTTATTGTTGACACTCAATTTTTGCCCTGAATCATCTGTATATGTTGTTTGTTCACCTTGTTCCCGCGTTGTCAGTGAAGCTGGGTTACTTTTTTCAGTTCCTAACAAACGTGTCACATACATACCGATATTTTCCCGGTTATACAAATAGCTATAACGTGGGACACTGAGCGCTTCATCATAGTATTGTAAAAGATCATCATTTTTATAACGATAAGTGACTGGGACTCGCTTGATATTTTCGTTAGTTTTGAGTTTTTCGACTTGCGTCAGATCACCCTTACCTAATTTAGCAGTATAAACTTCCGTCTGGTCATCATTTAAAAAATAGACCTGCTTTCCTTTCAGATCAAGGGCGATATGCTCAAACGTATATGTCTTGTCTTTTGGGGTTTCAGTTAATAAACTTTTGATCGCTCCAAAAGACGTTTTATCACCATAGTTCAAAAGCAAGAGCTGGTCTTTTTTCAAATAGTTCAAGTATTCTTGCTTACTAAGTGATCGTGGATCCTCAATATTTGAAAAGCGTACTTTAGCAAGAGCTTCTAACGTTGTTGCTACGACATCGACTTGGTTGCTCATCAACTGCATCGTTTTGTTTCTTTCATTTAGTCCGACTGAAACAGGACGATAGATATCAGCCAATTTAACTTTATCTGCTGTCGTACTATCGTCTACGATTCGTTCGCGTTTAGCTGTCGTCACTCCAGTCAAGCGCTGCAAATAACTGGGGGTGATCCAGATCAAAGCCGTAAAAATAACACTGATCAAAACGACGATGATCAATAAAATATGAACAAACCAGCCACTAAATCTACTCTTCATCCCAGAGATCTCCTTCCCCATATTCTTCGTATGGCAATGAGATATAAAATGTCGACCCCTTGCCTTCGGTACTGTCGACCCAGATCCGACCACGATGCATCTCGATCACTTCTTTTGAGATCGCAAGACCAAGTCCAGTCCCTCCTTGTGCACGTGAACGCGCCTTATCAACGCGATAAAAACGCTCAAAGATATGTGCAAGCTCTTTTTTAGGAATCCCTAATCCTTGATCAGTGATGCTCATGATCACATGGTTATGTGTCTCCAAAAGCCGACAAGTGATCACTCCACCATCTGGTGAGTACTTGATCGCATTATTCATAATATTATCAACGACTTGAATGATCTTATCAGTATCTACTTCGACCCAAAGATCTTTATCTGTAAAATCACGCTTGATCGTATAATTTTTAGTTACTTCTCGCGTATCATTACTGTCTTTTTCAAGCATCATATCAAAGCGATCTAAAATATAATTGAAAAGTTCATTCAAATTGACTAGTTCAAGTTCTAGTTCAACTTTACCCAGATCCATCCGTGAAAGGCTCAAAAGATCGTTGATCATGCGGATCATTCGGTCAGTTTCTTCTTGAGTTACTTTCAAAAAGGCTGGTGCGATCTCAGGATCTTGCCAAGCCCCTTCATTCAACGCTTCGATGTAGCTGCGCATACTCGTCAAGGGCGTCCGCAACTCATGTGACACGTTCGAAACAAATTGCCGGCGTTCACGGTCGATCTTTTGCTGTTCAGTAATATCATGTAAAACACAAACGATCCCGATGATAAAACCTGAACGCCGTTGGATCAACGAAAAATTAGCATTCAAGATCTGATCACGCATCGTATCTAGATCTTCTAAGATGATCTCATCTTGACTTTCGAGTAATTCACGGATCGAATACTGATCACGAATATTCAAGACATCTAAGATCGAACGTCCAGTAACTTCAGTCGCCGAAACTTCTAACGCTTCACATGCCATTTCATTTATGATCGTGATCTTACCACCTCGATCGGTCGC
This window of the Ligilactobacillus faecis genome carries:
- the walK gene encoding cell wall metabolism sensor histidine kinase WalK; this encodes MNKKLHFFQSIHFKIALVFALLLFITFQIVGAVFIQRLKSENLKQFKQNIEIPAYVNNMLVTQLNEADTAKANDKIKTILDDINNNNISDIQVVDAKGVIRGENNVNNRSMIGQKVTNTNITQVLYSGRTFTQTMYNERDNHRYYISITPLFNASGNNNTVVGAIYVRANLENVYDSVNSVTVIFITAALIATGIGLALAIFVSSAITRPIDEMKKQTARIARGDYSGQVHVYGQDELGQLAQAVNNLSARVEEAQEATESERRRLDLILAHMSDGVIATDRGGKITIINEMACEALEVSATEVTGRSILDVLNIRDQYSIRELLESQDEIILEDLDTMRDQILNANFSLIQRRSGFIIGIVCVLHDITEQQKIDRERRQFVSNVSHELRTPLTSMRSYIEALNEGAWQDPEIAPAFLKVTQEETDRMIRMINDLLSLSRMDLGKVELELELVNLNELFNYILDRFDMMLEKDSNDTREVTKNYTIKRDFTDKDLWVEVDTDKIIQVVDNIMNNAIKYSPDGGVITCRLLETHNHVIMSITDQGLGIPKKELAHIFERFYRVDKARSRAQGGTGLGLAISKEVIEMHRGRIWVDSTEGKGSTFYISLPYEEYGEGDLWDEE
- a CDS encoding two-component system regulatory protein YycI gives rise to the protein MNFKRIEWIFVIAFIALDIFLLSVYITQNDTIDQRTTSFSSNASVSVLKGIKNDQINYGKLSDKARFGYYVSSSNSNILRDKAEELRYSWEYSNRRLTVDFTSGVKVADPEKPNATIDELLSDSQVVLFGKEYTYNQALSTKNVVVYTQTIYGEPVFSSDGQLRFSLKNGYITGYSQGYMDDIKILRERKETISQQRALIWLYQYNKLPSNSQVLWCHMGYTRLLAVNNSMVYTPTWNFCIKNNTTGNIQYRRINAFNGNVMDETISVK
- a CDS encoding YycH family regulatory protein, yielding MKSRFSGWFVHILLIIVVLISVIFTALIWITPSYLQRLTGVTTAKRERIVDDSTTADKVKLADIYRPVSVGLNERNKTMQLMSNQVDVVATTLEALAKVRFSNIEDPRSLSKQEYLNYLKKDQLLLLNYGDKTSFGAIKSLLTETPKDKTYTFEHIALDLKGKQVYFLNDDQTEVYTAKLGKGDLTQVEKLKTNENIKRVPVTYRYKNDDLLQYYDEALSVPRYSYLYNRENIGMYVTRLLGTEKSNPASLTTREQGEQTTYTDDSGQKLSVNNKTGLITYTDYLTDDTARQNWTWNSYLTNAFSDLEQLGANLNDVKYSEFDEQEKNVIYRSYIDGFPVISDRDFGTYQIQNRVRNKKIVFSQCSLQVPVPAAGKAVTLPATKDVVKELEASQQVEVPKISGIQIGYSVSQNSTASLVIDLTPTYFVKYNNVWINYEDLINGKKVEG
- a CDS encoding IS1182 family transposase, which encodes MYKNYNTSELELDITYSMKLPADHIAVLISHFVDSIPQDILLEDTSHTGRPAFHPAMLLKMTLFAYHESVFSGRKIAKLNQYYLPMMWLSGNTSVSYKTINNFRSSDHAKEIIEKAFVLFTLLLSKNGMLDADEALFIDGTKLEADANRYSFTWKNASDKFEKSLDERVAKTYDELIQHQVDIAISKDMLGSSDAIKELIKGTDLKLDAIEEDIATEPKVIKGGSKNKRARRRLKSIKRKLQTDLLPRKERYERNRKIFQGRNSFSKTDNDATFMRLKEDHMKNGQLKPAYNLQIATSGRFVLHYDIFPNPTDTRTLVPFLKSFTNLELFKYIVADAGYGNEANYQAVTDMFEKIPLMPYPMYQKEQSRKYKKDPRNIKNWTYHAEDDYYTDPDGVVFKFQRYSSSVDKYGFKRNFKVYVADVFQATKELENLAKTPKGYQRTKAINYNWEFFKNSAAEDLSSEKGSKIYARRRTDVETIFGDMKGNFGVRRVHVRGEKAVRNEIGLILLTINISKLWHLFKEIGGGFLKKRSENKHKRKIPDQISQKRDLIRYF